The proteins below come from a single Alnus glutinosa chromosome 9, dhAlnGlut1.1, whole genome shotgun sequence genomic window:
- the LOC133877972 gene encoding methyl-CpG-binding domain-containing protein 11-like — translation MASGEANAVENHDDAVSVELPAPQGWRKMFNPRKSGTPRRNEVVFVSPTGTEIKTKRQLEQYLKSHPGGPSTSEFDWSTGGTPRRSSRISQKSKATEMPESEPPKKKQNKTSSKKGEEEEKDDTYGEGEAEEKEDAAVGEETKASEEVELKDKEDVGEKDAEPTTEEKVDEMDFDKIENKEAAVETTSDAREEEVMKNNSLPTPGLEENKEEAVKQQKEPEASLKPDNNQEAANKTTDDAKEEEIKSDLLPTPATKENKEEAGKLPLEANSEADGKAKNESEASAKNLIINNDNVKESVDESVPADNHSVGCEKTSHEPKASQVNC, via the exons ATGGCGAGTGGCGAAGCGAACGCGGTGGAGAATCACGACGACGCCGTTTCGGTCGAGCTACCGGCTCCCCAGGGCTGGAGGAAGATG TTCAATCCAAGGAAAAGCGGGACACCAAGGAGGAATGAGGTAGTTTTTGTTTCGCCTACTGGTACAGAGATAAAGACCAAAAGACAACTAGAGCAGTATCTCAAGTCTCACCCTGGAGGCCCTTCTACTTCTGAATTTGACTGGAGCACAG GTGGAACTCCAAGGCGTTCTTCAAGAATAAGTCAGAAATCAAAAGCAACAGAAATGCCAGAAAGTGAACCTCCTaagaaaaagcaaaataaaacaagctcaaagaagggagaagaagaagagaaggatgaTACTTATGGAGAAGGTGAggctgaagaaaaagaagatgctGCAGTTGGGGAAGAAACCAAAGCAAGTGAGGAAGTGGAGCTAAAAGATAAAGAGGATGTAGGGGAAAAGGACGCTGAACCTACAACCGAGGAAAAAGTCGATGAAATggattttgataaaatagagaATAAGGAGGCTGCTGTTGAGACAACTTCTGATGCAAGGGAAGAAGAGGTCATGAAGAATAACTCACTGCCAACTCCAGGGTTAGAGGAAAATAAGGAGGAAGCTGTGAAACAGCAGAAAGAGCCTGAAGCTTCCCTTAAACCTGATAATAATCAGGAAGCTGCTAACAAGACTACTGATGATGCAAAGGAAGAAGAGATTAAGAGTGACTTGCTGCCGACACCAGCTACCAAGGAGAATAAAGAGGAAGCTGGTAAGCTGCCCTTAGAGGCAAATTCTGAAGCAGATGGGAAGGCTAAAAATGAGTCTGAGGCCTCTGCTAAGAATTTGATCATTAATAACGACAATGTTAAGGAGAGCGTGGACGAGTCGGTGCCCGCGGATAACCATTCAGTGGGTTGCGAGAAGACATCGCATGAGCCCAAGGCATCTCAAGTTAACTGTTGA
- the LOC133876750 gene encoding zinc finger BED domain-containing protein RICESLEEPER 2-like, translated as MCHLHIVVFFIAEELRKCFGDWGIEDKVFIITVDNAKANDTAIIILKDDFELREVLPIGGRLFHVRCCAHITNLLVQVGLAEIGDIVDSVREGIKYIVASEGRLRKFSDIAKRLQLPGKKLILDVPTRWNSTYMMLATTVQFKDVFPRYHQSDQAFQWLISLEEWEKVENVNQILSIFNDVANIVFGSEYPTSNLFLPEVWRIKEVLLLKCRDNNEYIRAMVSKMSNKFEKYWELEASMDIDNVYSVLHELYEENSRSTSGSTRVAAVKAPIGRSRFLQHVRCNDVVRPAKTDLDVYLEDDIYICENDVNEEDIDAEFEALA; from the exons ATGTGCCACCTCCACATAGTGGTGTTTTTTATTGCTGAAGAACTGCGAAAGTGTTTTGGTGATTGGGGCATTGAAGACAAGGTATTTATAATAACGGTTGATAATGCTAAAGCAAATGATACTGCTATCATAATTCTTAAAGATGATTTCGAGTTAAGGGAAGTCTTGCCTATTGGAGGTCGATTATTTCATGTGCGATGTTGTGCTCATATTACTAACTTGTTGGTGCAAGTAGGACTTGCTGAAATTGGAGACATAGTTGATTCAGTTAGAGAGGGTATCAAGTACATAGTGGCTTCTGAGGGTCGGTTGAGAAAATTTAGTGATATTGCAAAAAGATTGCAACTCCCTGGCAAGAAATTGATTTTAGATGTCCCTACACGTTGGAATAGCACTTATATGATGTTGGCGACAACTGTACAATTCAAAGACGTATTTCCTAGATACCATCAAAGTGATCAAGCATTTCAGTGGTTAATAAGCCTTGAAGAATGGGAGAAGGTTGAAAATGTGAACCAAATTTTGTCAATATTCAATGATGTGGCCAACATAGTATTTGGCAGTGAATACCCAACTTCAAATCTGTTTCTACCTGAGGTTTGGAGGATTAAAGAAGTATTGTTGTTGAAGTGTAGGGATAATAATGAGTACATCAGGGCAATGGTGAGTAAAATGAGTAACAAGTTTGAGAAGTATTGgg AGCTTGAAGCTTCTATGGACATTGATAATGTCTACTCCGTTCTTCATGAGTTATATGAG GAAAATTCCCGTTCTACAAGTGGTTCTACTAGAGTTGCTGCAGTCAAAGCTCCTATTGGTCGATCAAGGTTTTTGCAACATGTAAGATGTAATGATGTTGTGCGACCCGCTAAAACAGATTTGGATGTATATCTTGAAGATGACATTTACATATGTGAAAATGATGTCAATGAAGAAGACATAGATGCTGAGTTTGAGGCTTTGGCATGA